One part of the Rutidosis leptorrhynchoides isolate AG116_Rl617_1_P2 chromosome 1, CSIRO_AGI_Rlap_v1, whole genome shotgun sequence genome encodes these proteins:
- the LOC139858528 gene encoding probable prolyl 4-hydroxylase 3, whose amino-acid sequence MRKGRNLLGRHHQGKRSSTVALVLSMLLMLTIVLLVLLALGIFSLPIGFDDDSSSASLHHRITFKRKRLIVSDGDGDGMGKRGDQWTEILSWEPRAFVYHNFLSKEECEYLINLAKPHMAKSTVVDSKTGQSKDSRVRTSSGTFLRRGRDKIIRNIEQRIADFTFIPVEHGEGLQVLHYEEGQKYEPHFDYFLDEFNTKNGGQRIATVLMYLSDVEEGGETVFPDAQGNFSSKPGWDNLSECAKKGIHVKPRMGDALLFWSMRPDATLDPSSLHGGCPVIKGHKWSSTKWMHVEEYKV is encoded by the exons ATGCGGAAAGGAAGAAACTTATTAGGTCGGCATCACCAAGGGAAACGGTCATCAACGGTAGCGTTAGTTCTATCAATGCTATTAATGCTCACAATAGTTTTACTTGTACTTCTTGCCCTAGGTATTTTTTCACTTCCCATTGGTTTTGATGACGATTCGTCTTCTGCGTCACTTCACCATCGGATCACTTTTAAGCGGAAACGATTGATTGT TAGTGATGGTGATGGTGACGGGATGGGTAAAAGAGGAGATCAATGGACTGAGATTCTCTCTTGGGAGCCTAGAGCTTTTGTCTATCACAATTTCTTG TCTAAGGAAGAGTGTGAGTATTTGATAAATCTTGCGAAGCCACACATGGCAAAGTCAACAGTTGTTGATAGCAAGACTGGTCAGAGTAAAGATAGCAG GGTGCGTACAAGCTCAGGGACGTTTTTGAGGAGGGGAAGGGATAAAATTATACGAAACATAGAGCAAAGGATAGCAGACTTCACATTTATCCCCGTAG AACATGGAGAAGGACTACAGGTTCTCCATTACGAGGAAGGACAAAAATACGAGCCTCATTTTGACTACTTTCTTGACGAGTTCAACACTAAAAATGGAGGACAGCGAATAGCTACAGTTCTTATGTATCT GTCGGATGTTGAGGAAGGGGGAGAGACGGTTTTTCCCGATGCCCAGGGAAATTTTAGCTCTAAGCCCGGTTGGGATAATTTGTCTGAGTGTGCTAAAAAGGGTATACACGTTAAACCAAGAATGGGTGATGCATTACTTTTTTGGAGCATGCGGCCTGATGCGACATTGGATCCAAGTAGTTTGCATG GAGGTTGTCCTGTGATTAAAGGACACAAATGGTCATCTACGAAGTGGATGCACGTTGAAGAATACAAAGTATAA